In one Arachis duranensis cultivar V14167 chromosome 9, aradu.V14167.gnm2.J7QH, whole genome shotgun sequence genomic region, the following are encoded:
- the LOC110275041 gene encoding uncharacterized protein LOC110275041 has translation MTHKKKDGSYIHPDARVVSEAIANVERQDGSSKNLSQNDSLAQVLGKEHPGRVRALGAGPCPTQVFGNAAGQPSGSAESNAEDKRMIAELTAKLEEERAKRQPIHKVLGYVVQQLGGNLPVEIAEELAFVGGTPDSSCAGPSSSDNHDPQQKF, from the exons ATGACTCATAAGAAAAAAGATGGCTCGTATATCCATCCCGATGCGCGTGTTGTTAGT GAAGCAATTGCGAATGTTGAGAGGCAGGATGGATCCTCTAAGAACCTTTCACAAAATGACTCGCTAGCACAAGTTCTCGGAAAGGAGCACCCAGGACGAGTTCGTGCCCTAGGTGCTGGACCATGTCCCACCCAAGTCTTTGGTAACGCTGCTGGACAACCGTCGGGTTCTGCAGAGTCCAATGCAGAGGATAAGAGGATGATTGCAGAGTTGACGGCTAAGCTAGAAGAAGAGCGGGCGAAGAGACAGCCAATACATAAGGTCTTGGGATATGTAGTCCAACAGTTAGGAGGCAATTTGCCAGTTGAGATTGCGGAAGAGCTGGCTTTTGTGGGCGGTACACCGGACTCGTCATGCGCAGGGCCATCTTCATCTGACAATCACGACCCGcaacaaaaattttga